Genomic DNA from Streptomyces sp. AM 2-1-1:
GTCGGGGACGGACCGCAGGACATCGCGGGCCGGAGGCAGCGTGCCCCGCCTGCCGCAGGCGTGGTACGCCCGGAGCGACGCCCGTCCGCCGGACGGGCCGGGGTCGTTCGCCACGAAGAAGCGGACCCCGCGCTGCCAGAGGAAGACCAGGGCGGCGAAGGCGGTGGCCCAGGTGCGCACCCGGCGCCGGTAGCCGCCGTCCACGTGCAGGAACACCTCGAAGGCGACCGACCGGTGCTCGACCTCCTCGGCGCCGTGCCACCGCAGCATGTCCAGCATGGTCGGATCGGCGCCGCGCCGGTCGAGGGCGTCGGCGTTGAGGATCCAGTCGCCGAGGAAGGCCGTGTAGTGCTCGATCGCCGCTATCGTCGCCACCCGTTCCTTCAGCCACCATTCCCGGGCCCGCCCGGGCGGCAGGGTCCGGTCGCCGAGCAGCTTCTCGAAGAACCAGTCCACCTGCGCGGTGTACGGAGTCGGGTCCAGGCCCAGCTTCCTCAGGTGCGGCAGGACGTCGTCGTGCGCCTGCGCGTGCACGGCCTCCTGGCCGATGAACCCGATGACGTCCCGGCGGAGCCGCTCGTCGCGGATGTACGGCAGCACCTGCCGGTACACGTGGACGAACCAGCGTTCGCCGGCCGGGAGCAGCAGATGGAGCACGTTGATCGTGTGGGCGGCGAAGGGGTCGCCGGGCACCCAGTGCAGCGGGGTGCGCTCCCAGTCGAACGAGACGTTGCGGGGCCGCAGGGCCGTCCGCTCCGAAGTGACCGCTGCCGGCTGCTTGTTGGACATGGCGTCAATGTACTGACGGGTACGGCGCGGGAACAGGGGCGTGCGCGACCTTCCTCGGCGGCGACGGCGACGGCGACGGCGACGGCGAAAGGCCGGGAGCGCCGCCCCGGGCTGTCATAGGCTGACCGGCATGTCCACCCTGGAGAAGATCCACGACGTCCCCGTGTTCCTCTGCGCCCCCGAGGGGCCGGCCGTCGAGGGCGAACGGGAGGCGCTGGACCTGATCGGCGACGCCGGCTACCAGGGGGCCCGCTGGGTCGTCGTCCCCGTCGAGCGGTTCGGTGAGGACTTCTTCCGGCTGCGCACCCGGGTCGCCGGCCACATCGTCCAGAAGTTCGCCCAGTACGGCATGGGTCTGGTGGTGCTCGGCGACATCTCCCGCCACACCGAGGGCAGTTCGGCGCTCACCGACTTCGTGCGGGAGAGCAACGCCGGCCGTCAGCTCTGGTTCCTGTCCGACCGGGAGCAGTTGGCCGAGCGGCTGCGGGAGACCGCCTGAGGGCCGTCCCGCCAGGAACGGCGGGGCAGCCCTCAGCCCTGCGCCCGGTCACCCCGGTCCAGATAGGCGAGCACCGCGAGGACCCGGCGGTTGTCGTCGTCGGAGGGAGCCAGTCCCAGCTTCCCGAAGATGTTCGAGGTGTGCTTGGCGATCGCCCGTTCGGTGACCACCAGCTGGGCCGCGATCGCCGCGTTCGTGCGGCCCTGCGCCATCAGCTCCATGACCTCCCGCTCGCGCGGCGTCAGTCCGCCCATCGGCTCGTCCCGGGAGCGCCGCGACAGCAGTTGCCGGATCACCTGGGGGTCCATCGCCGTGCCCCCGGCCGCGACCCGGCGTACCGCGTCCACGAACTGGTCCGCGTCGAAGACCCGGTCCTTCAGCAGGTAGCCGATGCCGTCGTTCCCGTCCGCCAGCAACTCCCGTGCGTACAACTGCTCCACGTGCTGGGAGAGGACGAGCACCGGAAGCCCCGGGCGCTCCCTGCGGGCGGCCAGGGCGCACTGGAGCCCCTCGTCGGTGAGGGAGGGCGGCAGCCGGACGTCGACGACCGCGACGTCCGGCCGCTCCTCGGCGAAGGCCCGGGTCAGCTCGGGGCCCGTCTCCACGGCGGCCACGACCTCGAAGTCGTACGCCTCCAGCAGCCGCACCAGCCCGTCGCGGAGGAGGAAGAGGTCTTCGGCTAGGACAACGCGCAAGGGATCTCCAGGGACACCAGGGTGGGGCCGCCGACGGGGCTGCTGACGGCCAGGACGCCGTCGAATGTACCGAGCCGCCGTTCGATCCCGCTCAGCCCCGACCCGCCGCCGGTCACCGCCCCGCCCCGCCCGTTGTCCGTCACCGCGACCCGGAGCATCCCGTCCGCGTGGTGGAGGTCTATCCAGACGCGGTCCGCACCCGAGTGCTTCACCGCGTTGGTCAGCGCCTCGCTCACCGCGAAGTACGCGGCCGACTCCACCGGCGCGTCCGGCCGCCCCGCCAGATCCACCGCCACCTCGGACTCCAGGGGGAGCCGCAGGGCCAGGGCCTTCAGCGCGTCCCCGAGCCCCCGCTCGGCGAGCACCGGCGGATGGATGCCCCGGACCAGGTCGCGCAGTTCGGTGAGGGCCTCCGCCGAGGAGGTACGGGCCGCCACCAGCATCCGCTTCGCCTGCTCCGGGTCCTTCTCGATCAGCGCCTCGATCGTCCCGAGGCTCATCCCCATGGCGACGAGCCGGGCCTGCGCCCCGTCGTGCAGGTCCCGTTCGATGCGGCGAAGTTCCGAGGCGGCCGAGTCGACGGCCTCGTGCCTGGTCTCGGTCAGCCGGTCGATCCGCTTCGCCAGGTCCGCCGGGGTGGGCGAGAGCACCGCGCGGGCCAGCGTGAAGTGCAGCCGCAGCAACGGCTTGCCCACCCACAGCCCGAGGTGGAAGACGGCCACCCCCAGGGCGAGCGCGGCGAAGGCGGTGGCCCGGCTGTCCACGGGCACGAAGCCGTACCAGTACGGCTCGTCCCGGAAGACGTGCCACAGGCCCGCCGCCAGGACGGCGCCCTCCACCCACCAAACCATCAGAGCCGCCGGGAGGATCGCCAGCACGAAGCCCGCGGACATGTCGGTGAAGAGCCACTGCACGTCCCGCCGGGTGGCCGGATCCCTCAGCATCAGGACCGTGCGCTCCACCTGCCCGGTGAAACCGGTGCGCAGATCCGCGGGAAGGGGCCGGTACGGGACCGGAATCCGCACGTCGTACCAGGTCCTCGCGAGGAGCCTGCGCCGGTTCGCGTGCCGGCGTACCCGCTCCAGGACGTACGGAGTGGTGAGGAAGCCCACCCCCAGCAGGACGAAGGCGACGGAGAGCACGGTCGCGACGAAGAGGACCAGTGATCCGCCCAGCCCCGCCACCGCCAGCACCAGCCCGCGTCCCGCGGCCGTCGTCGCTTCCCTGAACCGGCTGATCGTTCTGCCCATCGCCCCGTGCCCTCCTCGTCCCGCTCCCGTCGGCCGGTCCGTCGCGCAGTGCGCCCGGCCGTCCCGTACGGGAGCAAGTCTCGCCCGGTGGGGCGGCCGCGGGGCAGCCGGTACGCCCCCGTGCCGGGGGTGTACCTGGCACCACCACCCCGGCCGTGACGCCGCAGGGCCCCGCACCCCGCGGTTCGCCACCGCGGGGCCGGGGCCCGATCGCCCGACGGCGCGGTCAGGGCGCGTACTTGTAGCCGACCCGCCGGACCGTCTGGATCGAATGGCGGTGCTGGGCGCCGAGCTTGCGGCGCAGCCGGGCGACGTGGACGTCGACGGTGCGGCCGTCGCCGACGTGACCGTAACCCCAGACCGTCGTCACCAACTGGTCGCGGGTGTGGACCCGGTGCGGGTGGGCGACCAGGTGGGCGAGGAGTTCGAACTCCAGGTAGGTGAGGTCGAGCGCCACTCCGTCCACGGTCGCGATGCGCCGGGTGGAGTCGATGAGCACCGGACCGTCCGGCGCGTGCGCGGCGGGAGCCTCGCGCACCACGGCCTGCGGAGCGAGCACCCCCTGCGGGAGCGGTCCCGCCGCGAAGGGGTGCGCCTCGGTGAACGCACCGGTGAGAGCGGTCTGCTGGTCGGCCGGCACGAGGACGAGGTAGCCGATCATCGGCGGACGTCCGGGGAGGGTGGGCAGGGAGTGCTGCGGTGCGGGAAGCCAGGTGGCTCCCGGCGGCAGCAGGTCGGCCATGTCGGTCAGCCGGACGACGTCGTCACGGTCGACGGCACGCAGCCGGCGGTTGGGGGAGGAGGTGCGGGCGGTGGTGGTGGCCGCAGCGGGGGCCGCCGATGCCGCGGTGGCGGCGGAGGCGGAGAAGGTACGGGCGTTCGCCATGAGGGTCAGCTCTTTCGCGCGAGGAGTCGTCGAGGGACGTACGTCGTGCGCGCGGGCCGAAGACCGGGTGAGCGGCTTTAGAGGGCCTGCGCGTTCCTCGCGCGGCAACACACCCGGTCGAAGTCGTGGTGCTGACGGGAAGGCCAGAACGGCTCAAGGTCGCTGCGACCCGATGCGGTGTACTGGAAGCCGGCCATGGGCCCATTGAAGCAGAGAATGCGGCGCAGCAGCAGACTCCTCTCACCCGTCGATACGGACCCCTCGCGTTACCCGCCTCACACCCCGCCCTCCGGCGGCGCTCCCACCCGGCCCGAGCAGGGGTCGAGGTCCGCTCGGCCCGCCCGTCCCTTCCGCCGGTCCGGCACCCGCCGCACCACCAGGAAGCGGTTCCCGCGGCCACCGGTCCCGCGCGCCGGGGCGTCAACTCCCCGGCCGTGGGGGGCTGCACGTCGCCGGCCCCTCCGTCCTCACCCTGGTCTCCGGCATGCCGCCACACTGCCACCCACCACCGACGAGGGCGCCCCACCACCGACGAGGGCGCCCGCCGGAGAACCGGCGGACGCCCTCGTCGTGCGTACGGGAAGGTGCGGGGGATCAGCCCTGGTCGGCCTTCTCCAGCGCGGTGCAGCAGGTGTCCACGATGAGCCGCGTGACGACGTAGGGGTCGACGTTGGCGTTCGGGCGACGGTCCTCGATGTAGCCCTTCTGGTCCTGCTCGACCTGCCACGGGATGCGGACCGAGGCGCCGCGGTTGGAGACGCCGTAGCTGTACTCGTTCCACGGGGCGGTCTCGTGCAGACCCGTCAGGCGCTCGTCGATGCCGGCGCCGTAGTTCTTGACGTGGTCGAGCGGCTTCGAGCCCTCGCCCAGCGACTCGCAGGCGGTGATGATCGGCTCGTAGCCCTCACGCATCGCCCGGGTGGAGAAGTTGGTGTGCGCGCCGGCGCCGTTCCAGTCGCCCTTGACCGGCTTCGGGTCGAGGGTCGCGGAGACGTTGAAGTCCTCGGCGGTGCGGTAGAGCAGCCAGCGGGCGATCCACAGCTGGTCGGAGACCTCCAGCGGCGCCAGCGGGCCGACCTGGAACTCCCACTGACCGGGCATGACCTCGGCGTTGATGCCGGAGATGCCGAGACCGGCGGCGAGGCAGTTCTCGAGGTGCTTCTCGACGATGTCGCGGCCGAAGATCTCGTCCGCGCCCACACCGCAGTAGTAGCCGCCCTGCGCGGCCGGGAAGCCGCCCTCGGGGAAGCCGAGCGGACGGTGGCCCGCGAAGAAGGTGTACTCCTGCTCGATGCCGAAGATCGGCTCCTGGCCGGCGAAGCGCTCGGCCACCGGACGCAGCGCGGCACGGGTGTTGCTCTCGTGCGGCGTCATGTCGATGTTGAAGACCTCGCACAGGACGAGTACGTCGTCGCCGCCGCGGATCGGGTCCGGACAGGTGAAGACCGGCTTCAGAACCCGGTCGGAGGCGTGGCCCTCGGCCTGGTTGGTGCTCGAACCGTCGAAGCCCCAGATGGGCAGCTCCGCGCCGTCGGCCATGATCCTCGTCTTCGAACGGAGCTTGGCGGTCGGCTCGGTGCCGTCTATCCAGATGTACTCAGCCTTGAACGTCACGGAAGCCATCCTTTGCGGGTGCAGCGCGGTCTATGCGGGCAGCTTCGCAAGACGCGATTTCCCGTCCGTTGCCCGTATGTGAACCCCGTGTTACCGACGTTTTCCGCGCGTGAAGCGGGTCACGGCGACGGACCGCCCCGCCCCCGCGCGTCCTCGGCCGTGCGGGGACGAGTCGGCGGCGGCCACCCCGCGCCGCACCGCGCGACCGGCCCCGGGGGACCGTCGTATACGGGCGCGCTCCCCGGACTCCCGCACCCCGCCCCGCACACTGGTACGCATGACGACTTCCGCGAACCCCCTGCGCATCGGACTGCTCGGCACCGGCCCGTGGGCCCGCAAGACCCACGCTCCCGCCCTCGCGGCCCATCCCGGCGTCGAGCTCAGCGGTGTCTGGGGCCGCCGCCCCGAAGCGGCGACCGCCCTCGCCGACGCCCACCGAGCGCCCGCCTTCGCCGGCGACGACGGTCTGGACGCGCTGCTCGCCGCGAGCGACGCCGTCGCCGTCGCGCTGCCGCCGGACGTACAGGCACCGATCGCGGCCCGGGCGGCCGCCGCCGGCTGCCACCTGCTGCTGGACAAGCCGGTCGCCACCACGGCGGCGGGCGCGCACGAGGTCGCCGAGGCCGCCGCCCGGGCCCAGGTCGCCTCCATCGTCTTCTGCACCCTGCGCTTCGCCCCCGCGACTGCCGCCTGGATCGCCGAACAGGCCGCCCTGGAGGGCTGGTTCACCGCGCGCGCGCAGTGGCTCGGCGCACTCTGGGCCCCCGGCGCCACGAACGAGTACGCGGCCTCCCCGTGGCGCCGCGACAAGGGCGGCCTCTGGGACGTCGGCCCGCACGTCCTCTCCGTACTCCTGCCGGTGCTCGGCGACGTCACGGAACTGACCGCGGTCCGGGGGCCGTCCGACACCGTCCACCTGGTGCTCCGCCACACATCCGGCGCCTCCAGCACCGCCACCCTCGGCCTCGCCGCCCCGCTCGGCGCGGTCGGCACCGATCTTGAACTCCGGGGCGAACACGGCGTCGTCACCCTGCCCCGGTGGGGCGGCGCCCTGGACGCCTTCACCGGCGCCGTGGACGCGCTGACGGAGGCCGTACGCACCGGGGAGCCGCACCCCTGTGACGTACGGTTCGGCGTGCGCCTGACCGAACTGCTGGCCCGGGCCGAGGCGCAGCTCGGTCCGGCCGAGCCGGGGGTCCCCGCCCGCGCGTGAACCGCGCGCCGGCGTCCGGCCCGGATCCCGTACAACCGTCCGGGGGCCGGACACGTCTTTCAGACATCAACCGGGTGTGCACGGGCCGCGAGGGACGCGCCCCGCGCACCCCTGCGGAGGGGCGATGGGATCCGAAGGCGGAAGACGAGCACGGGGGCTGATCCTCTGCCTCGCGGCGGTGGCCTGGATGTCGGCGGGACCGGCCGTCGCGGACGAGGGGGACGGCGGGAGCGCGCCGGCCACGCGGGCGGACGGGACCCCGCTGCTGCGGTTCGCCCGGCCGTCTCCCGTCACCGGCGTCCGGCCGGGGGACACCGTGCCGCTGGAGATCCTGGTGAAGAACGCCGGCGACGGACCGGCGGACCGCGTGACGCTCTACATCAACGGATCGAGCGGCACGGCGTTCGCGGAGAAGTACTCCAACTGCGTCCAGCGCGAGACTCCCGCGCAGGACGAAGGCCCGGCGCAGGTCGAAGCGGTCTGCGCCATCGAACAGGTACTGGAACCCGGAGTCGTCTACGCCCCCGAGGTACCGGTCGCCCTGACGTTGCGGCCGCGCGCGCTGTACGACTGGTACATCCTGAACATCGACGCGGAGACGCCGGCCTTCCCCGGCGGCTCGCCCGGCAACCCCGGTGAGGAACTGCGGCTCGTCGCCCAGGAGACGCCGCCCGCCGGGGCCGAGTACGTCGATTCGTTCCCCTTCTCCCCCCTCACGGCGGAGAACACCGCCGACTTCTCCCTCACCGGGGCGGAGGTCACGGGGAAGAAGGGCGACACCGTCACCGCGGCGGTGACCTTCGCCAACCACGGTCCGGCCTGGGTCGACAACGACGCCGGATCACCCATCGGGGTCTACGACGTCGGCGTGCCGCCGGGCACCACGGTCACCGGCGCACCCGAGTTCTGCACCCCCGTCGGCCCGGACGGGAAGCCGGCCGAGAAGGCCGGCGCCGAGACCTACCGGTGCACCACCCCGTACGACTACGTGGACGAGGACACCACCCTGGTCCGCGAGTTCCGGCTGCGCGTCGACGACGTCGTCCCGAACGCCACCGGCACGGTCGGGTTCGTCCCGGGCGAGAACCGGTCGGGCACGCTCCCGTTCGACCCCGATCCGGAGAACGACACCGCGACGATCGTGGTCAACCCGACCGAGGGTTCCCCCGGCGGCTCCACCGGAGGAAGCGGGGGCACCACCACCGGGGGCGCCGGGACCGGGACGTCCGGCACCACCACCGGGGGATCCGGCAGCGGCTCGGCGGCGGGCGGTTCCACCGCCCCCGAACTCGCCGCGAGCGGGGCGGGCGGCGCCGTGTACCTCGGCACGGCCGCCGGCCTGACCGTGACCGGCGGCCTCGCCCTCGCCCTGGCCCGCGGGTCCCGGCGGCCCGGCCGCCGGAGGACCGCCGCCCACA
This window encodes:
- a CDS encoding sensor histidine kinase — translated: MGRTISRFREATTAAGRGLVLAVAGLGGSLVLFVATVLSVAFVLLGVGFLTTPYVLERVRRHANRRRLLARTWYDVRIPVPYRPLPADLRTGFTGQVERTVLMLRDPATRRDVQWLFTDMSAGFVLAILPAALMVWWVEGAVLAAGLWHVFRDEPYWYGFVPVDSRATAFAALALGVAVFHLGLWVGKPLLRLHFTLARAVLSPTPADLAKRIDRLTETRHEAVDSAASELRRIERDLHDGAQARLVAMGMSLGTIEALIEKDPEQAKRMLVAARTSSAEALTELRDLVRGIHPPVLAERGLGDALKALALRLPLESEVAVDLAGRPDAPVESAAYFAVSEALTNAVKHSGADRVWIDLHHADGMLRVAVTDNGRGGAVTGGGSGLSGIERRLGTFDGVLAVSSPVGGPTLVSLEIPCALS
- a CDS encoding DUF4180 domain-containing protein, giving the protein MSTLEKIHDVPVFLCAPEGPAVEGEREALDLIGDAGYQGARWVVVPVERFGEDFFRLRTRVAGHIVQKFAQYGMGLVVLGDISRHTEGSSALTDFVRESNAGRQLWFLSDREQLAERLRETA
- a CDS encoding winged helix-turn-helix domain-containing protein, yielding MANARTFSASAATAASAAPAAATTTARTSSPNRRLRAVDRDDVVRLTDMADLLPPGATWLPAPQHSLPTLPGRPPMIGYLVLVPADQQTALTGAFTEAHPFAAGPLPQGVLAPQAVVREAPAAHAPDGPVLIDSTRRIATVDGVALDLTYLEFELLAHLVAHPHRVHTRDQLVTTVWGYGHVGDGRTVDVHVARLRRKLGAQHRHSIQTVRRVGYKYAP
- a CDS encoding metal-dependent hydrolase, which gives rise to MSNKQPAAVTSERTALRPRNVSFDWERTPLHWVPGDPFAAHTINVLHLLLPAGERWFVHVYRQVLPYIRDERLRRDVIGFIGQEAVHAQAHDDVLPHLRKLGLDPTPYTAQVDWFFEKLLGDRTLPPGRAREWWLKERVATIAAIEHYTAFLGDWILNADALDRRGADPTMLDMLRWHGAEEVEHRSVAFEVFLHVDGGYRRRVRTWATAFAALVFLWQRGVRFFVANDPGPSGGRASLRAYHACGRRGTLPPARDVLRSVPDYLSRRYHPSRSGSTAQAVDYLARSPAALAAEARTTGDH
- a CDS encoding Gfo/Idh/MocA family oxidoreductase, translated to MTTSANPLRIGLLGTGPWARKTHAPALAAHPGVELSGVWGRRPEAATALADAHRAPAFAGDDGLDALLAASDAVAVALPPDVQAPIAARAAAAGCHLLLDKPVATTAAGAHEVAEAAARAQVASIVFCTLRFAPATAAWIAEQAALEGWFTARAQWLGALWAPGATNEYAASPWRRDKGGLWDVGPHVLSVLLPVLGDVTELTAVRGPSDTVHLVLRHTSGASSTATLGLAAPLGAVGTDLELRGEHGVVTLPRWGGALDAFTGAVDALTEAVRTGEPHPCDVRFGVRLTELLARAEAQLGPAEPGVPARA
- the glnII gene encoding glutamine synthetase — its product is MTFKAEYIWIDGTEPTAKLRSKTRIMADGAELPIWGFDGSSTNQAEGHASDRVLKPVFTCPDPIRGGDDVLVLCEVFNIDMTPHESNTRAALRPVAERFAGQEPIFGIEQEYTFFAGHRPLGFPEGGFPAAQGGYYCGVGADEIFGRDIVEKHLENCLAAGLGISGINAEVMPGQWEFQVGPLAPLEVSDQLWIARWLLYRTAEDFNVSATLDPKPVKGDWNGAGAHTNFSTRAMREGYEPIITACESLGEGSKPLDHVKNYGAGIDERLTGLHETAPWNEYSYGVSNRGASVRIPWQVEQDQKGYIEDRRPNANVDPYVVTRLIVDTCCTALEKADQG
- a CDS encoding response regulator transcription factor: MRVVLAEDLFLLRDGLVRLLEAYDFEVVAAVETGPELTRAFAEERPDVAVVDVRLPPSLTDEGLQCALAARRERPGLPVLVLSQHVEQLYARELLADGNDGIGYLLKDRVFDADQFVDAVRRVAAGGTAMDPQVIRQLLSRRSRDEPMGGLTPREREVMELMAQGRTNAAIAAQLVVTERAIAKHTSNIFGKLGLAPSDDDNRRVLAVLAYLDRGDRAQG